The Kangiella marina genome window below encodes:
- a CDS encoding PP2C family protein-serine/threonine phosphatase, which produces MQQSDYSWISSGTSHVGTVREVNEDNYIERPELGLWVVADGMGGHSAGDIASTMVVDALSVLERTGSNEAFIQKIVDTLSITNQKLRQMAFSRFGKKSMVGSTVVVLVCFDNKYTILWAGDSRAYLYNSGKLDQVTRDHSHVNELVDSGALPQDEAEAHPLANVITRAIGAAQDLNIDRLDGDLNSGDIFLLCSDGLNKELTDGEIQQFFTTENVVDINKALIHSALIRGAKDNITAISVKVDMDDEKDDYTIPAQSLKTSDMV; this is translated from the coding sequence TTGCAGCAAAGTGATTACTCATGGATATCAAGTGGTACTTCGCACGTGGGGACAGTGCGAGAAGTGAATGAAGATAATTATATTGAACGACCTGAGTTGGGGCTTTGGGTTGTCGCTGATGGTATGGGTGGACATAGCGCGGGTGATATCGCAAGCACAATGGTTGTTGATGCGCTGTCAGTACTAGAAAGAACAGGTTCGAACGAAGCCTTTATCCAGAAAATTGTTGATACTCTCAGTATCACCAACCAGAAACTGCGTCAGATGGCATTCTCACGTTTTGGCAAAAAGTCCATGGTCGGCTCGACAGTCGTTGTCCTCGTGTGTTTTGACAATAAATACACCATTTTATGGGCGGGTGATAGTCGAGCGTATTTGTATAACTCAGGAAAGCTTGATCAGGTAACCAGAGATCACAGTCATGTCAATGAACTGGTTGATTCAGGAGCATTGCCACAAGATGAAGCGGAGGCACACCCTTTGGCTAATGTGATTACACGAGCCATCGGTGCCGCTCAAGACTTGAATATTGATCGACTGGATGGAGACCTCAATTCTGGAGATATCTTTCTGTTATGTAGTGACGGTTTAAATAAAGAGTTAACTGACGGTGAGATACAGCAATTCTTCACTACAGAGAACGTGGTCGATATTAATAAGGCGTTGATACATTCCGCGCTTATTCGAGGGGCGAAAGACAATATTACTGCAATATCGGTCAAAGTGGATATGGATGATGAAAAAGATGATTACACCATCCCAGCACAATCCTTAAAAACAAGCGATATGGTGTAG
- the tagF gene encoding type VI secretion system-associated protein TagF: MSEQLVEQQTTGKIACFGKIRAKGDFVSRNLEYSVQEYFDSWLQSAINISQKQIGESWLKHYLTSPIWRFIIKHEAMDTDIVGFMMPSIDKVGRYYPLFMLEVFKEGKLSGEDLHCKSFEELEELAVSTLDGAGESSSFFDALNQAGFPLFEERPPVSEILNRLDASERVIEKDVMNYLWQQRESFSSYWFEGDEERHCKGIWWTEGSKSVKPSLIYCCGLPPAEGFSAMLDGDWAHWGWHDNTNKEEEESFAAK, encoded by the coding sequence TTGTCCGAGCAACTTGTAGAGCAGCAGACGACAGGGAAGATCGCTTGTTTCGGTAAGATCCGGGCGAAGGGTGATTTTGTCTCAAGAAACTTGGAGTATTCAGTGCAGGAATACTTTGATAGCTGGCTACAGAGTGCAATCAATATTAGTCAGAAGCAAATTGGAGAGAGTTGGTTAAAACATTATCTGACCAGCCCAATTTGGCGATTCATTATTAAGCATGAAGCAATGGATACCGATATTGTAGGCTTTATGATGCCGAGTATCGATAAAGTTGGGCGCTACTATCCATTATTTATGCTTGAAGTATTCAAGGAAGGAAAACTCAGTGGTGAAGACCTTCATTGCAAGAGCTTTGAAGAGCTTGAAGAGCTTGCAGTAAGCACACTTGATGGTGCTGGTGAAAGCTCAAGTTTTTTTGACGCTTTGAATCAAGCTGGTTTTCCACTGTTTGAAGAAAGGCCTCCGGTATCTGAAATATTGAACCGGTTAGATGCTAGTGAAAGAGTCATAGAGAAGGATGTTATGAATTACCTTTGGCAACAACGAGAAAGTTTTTCGAGTTACTGGTTTGAAGGTGATGAAGAGAGACATTGTAAAGGTATTTGGTGGACAGAAGGATCAAAGTCAGTCAAGCCATCATTAATATACTGTTGCGGTTTGCCGCCTGCTGAAGGATTCAGTGCGATGCTCGATGGAGATTGGGCGCACTGGGGCTGGCACGATAATACAAACAAAGAAGAGGAAGAATCTTTTGCAGCAAAGTGA
- the tssM gene encoding type VI secretion system membrane subunit TssM, protein MRKILKALKAFFTNKWVVAVLVIAAVVALIWFGGPLISIADVKPLESDVARLATLFVMAMIWALYNFFQKSKANKNNKKLVESMVEQPLEDDEHEKLSKEEVDVLQDRMKQALSVLEKNKLNGKNIYQLPWFVMIGPPGVGKTTTIMNSGVRLPLKDSMGGEPVKGVGGTRNCDWWFTNDAVLLDTAGRYTTQDSYEEVDSRAWHGFLNLLKDTRPMRPVNGAILAISLAEIAGQTQTERNDHAQAIRQRIQELKVHLGVNVPVYVMLTKADLLAGFEETFDDLNKEEREQVFGFTFDIDNNDHEKGAIGNFNRYFVELIKDVEARVLKRLQQERDAERKAAIFNFPRQLRMAQKGIDDFLKEVFLQNRYEEPFVLRGIYLVSATQEGSPIDRISSNLSKNFGFKLKAHKNGDNTGKGYFIKKVFTDLIFRESELVGTNIRYERRQQLFRYIGYAACVLVSVLASYLWINSYYNNQNLIEHTDQLVEQYDTVTEGGLETDSNILELNDGLNVLRQFPEGYAPEKEAPVSMRFGLYQGSKFGSQAREAYQKALKNFFGPYLQSSIEGELANAEDNTDYLYEMLRLYLMFYETEHMSHQDIKNFFGLFLKREHGGELNNQFREDMQQHLSSYLELKIPFPKRDIKLVNYAQGKLNDVSLVDRAYARLKEEYRDAMPSFQLSNNIPLNMQQYFYRKSGKSLEEGIPGLFTYAGYHGVFKSESEKITKLLAEESWVLPDQQIETLDNRQITKLRLEVQNKYFQDYIYKWRNLINDIEIQEFSTPAQGALMLEDLTGVNSPIKRIFSAVRDNVMLSKEEGGGVNDMAKMANNTPEGLRQTKVGNRVARMNRMMPKNMDAYSQEENPEKVVDRAFVDIVDFVGKDSDEPARLDTTLDSMKDLKSFLESISNANNKAEKTYKATSSPEAATVINNIGMQSRSTPKPMNKWLTKIEESGKTLTTSGTYSYLNNTWRSELLPECRRAIEGRYPVDKSSAQEITLDDFSRFFGYYGKMDSFFNQHLKVFVDTSTSPWKLHRDIGISRNSLRQFERAKKIRETFFAKGSEQPNIKFSLKPTSLSVNVKQFFLEMEGQVLSYRHGPARQYSMRWPGPDSSGLATVTFTPASGFKNEVIQGKGFWSLFRLLDKGDVRESVSYDKFFVEFKEGDYSAILELQANSVKNPFYKSVLEGFRCPSNL, encoded by the coding sequence ATGAGAAAGATTTTGAAAGCACTAAAAGCATTTTTTACCAATAAATGGGTCGTTGCAGTATTGGTAATCGCAGCAGTGGTAGCCCTAATTTGGTTTGGCGGTCCATTAATTTCAATTGCTGACGTTAAGCCATTGGAGAGTGACGTTGCGCGATTAGCTACTTTATTTGTAATGGCAATGATATGGGCGTTGTACAATTTTTTCCAAAAGTCGAAAGCCAATAAAAACAATAAGAAATTGGTCGAGAGCATGGTCGAGCAGCCGCTGGAAGACGATGAACATGAAAAGCTCTCAAAAGAGGAAGTCGATGTCTTACAAGATCGAATGAAGCAGGCGCTATCGGTCTTAGAAAAGAATAAGTTAAACGGCAAAAATATTTATCAGCTGCCATGGTTTGTGATGATAGGGCCACCGGGTGTTGGGAAAACCACAACGATCATGAATTCAGGCGTCCGATTGCCGCTAAAAGACTCCATGGGTGGAGAACCCGTGAAAGGTGTTGGTGGAACACGAAATTGTGACTGGTGGTTTACCAACGATGCGGTACTGTTGGATACAGCGGGCCGTTATACAACACAAGATAGTTATGAGGAAGTAGACAGTCGAGCGTGGCATGGTTTTTTAAATCTGTTGAAAGATACTCGCCCGATGCGTCCGGTAAACGGCGCTATCTTGGCGATTAGTTTGGCTGAAATTGCGGGTCAAACACAGACGGAGCGAAATGATCATGCACAAGCAATTCGACAACGAATACAAGAACTGAAAGTCCACTTAGGTGTCAATGTTCCGGTTTATGTGATGCTGACCAAAGCGGATCTATTGGCTGGATTTGAAGAAACATTTGATGACTTAAATAAAGAAGAGCGTGAGCAAGTTTTTGGTTTTACGTTTGACATTGATAATAACGATCATGAAAAAGGAGCGATCGGAAACTTCAACCGTTACTTTGTTGAATTAATCAAGGATGTTGAGGCTCGGGTCTTAAAACGGTTACAGCAGGAGCGAGATGCTGAACGAAAAGCAGCGATTTTTAATTTCCCTAGACAGTTACGGATGGCGCAAAAGGGCATCGATGATTTTCTAAAAGAAGTATTTTTGCAAAACCGGTATGAAGAACCTTTTGTCTTGCGCGGTATATATTTAGTGAGTGCGACTCAAGAAGGATCGCCGATCGATCGTATTTCGAGTAATTTATCAAAGAACTTTGGGTTTAAATTAAAAGCTCATAAAAATGGTGACAATACAGGTAAAGGCTATTTTATAAAGAAAGTCTTTACCGATTTGATATTTAGAGAGTCTGAGTTAGTTGGGACCAATATAAGGTATGAACGTCGGCAGCAGCTGTTTCGTTATATCGGTTACGCGGCTTGTGTTTTAGTGTCTGTTCTCGCCAGTTATTTATGGATAAATAGTTACTATAACAATCAAAACTTAATTGAGCACACTGATCAATTAGTCGAGCAGTACGATACGGTGACTGAGGGAGGCTTAGAAACTGATTCAAATATTCTTGAGTTGAATGATGGTTTAAACGTATTGCGACAATTCCCAGAAGGCTATGCTCCTGAAAAAGAAGCGCCCGTGAGTATGCGTTTTGGCTTATACCAAGGCAGCAAGTTCGGCAGTCAGGCACGAGAAGCCTATCAAAAGGCATTAAAGAATTTTTTCGGGCCTTATTTACAAAGCAGTATTGAGGGCGAGTTAGCGAATGCTGAAGACAATACAGATTACCTTTATGAGATGTTACGTCTGTATTTGATGTTCTATGAAACAGAACATATGAGCCATCAGGATATTAAAAACTTTTTTGGGCTGTTTCTAAAACGAGAGCATGGCGGTGAACTAAACAATCAATTTCGAGAGGATATGCAACAGCACTTATCATCCTATCTAGAATTGAAGATTCCATTTCCGAAGCGCGACATTAAATTGGTCAACTATGCGCAAGGAAAATTAAATGATGTGTCTTTAGTTGATCGAGCTTATGCGCGTTTAAAAGAAGAGTACCGCGATGCGATGCCGAGTTTCCAGCTGAGTAATAATATTCCTCTTAATATGCAGCAATACTTTTATCGCAAAAGTGGCAAGAGTTTAGAGGAAGGTATTCCGGGGCTCTTTACCTATGCTGGTTATCATGGGGTATTTAAATCGGAAAGCGAGAAAATTACGAAGTTGTTAGCGGAAGAGTCGTGGGTATTACCAGACCAGCAGATCGAGACTTTGGATAATAGGCAAATCACGAAACTAAGACTAGAGGTACAAAACAAGTACTTTCAGGATTATATCTATAAATGGCGTAACCTGATCAATGATATCGAAATCCAAGAGTTTTCGACACCGGCGCAAGGTGCTTTGATGCTAGAAGATTTAACGGGCGTGAACTCACCCATTAAAAGAATTTTTAGTGCAGTGAGAGATAATGTCATGTTATCGAAAGAAGAAGGTGGTGGCGTTAACGATATGGCTAAAATGGCTAATAATACGCCAGAAGGATTGCGCCAAACGAAAGTCGGTAATCGTGTCGCTAGAATGAATAGAATGATGCCAAAAAACATGGATGCTTATTCTCAAGAGGAAAACCCTGAGAAAGTAGTGGATCGGGCTTTTGTTGATATTGTGGATTTCGTTGGAAAAGACAGTGATGAGCCAGCAAGACTGGATACGACGCTAGATTCCATGAAAGATCTTAAATCCTTTTTAGAATCGATCAGCAATGCCAATAACAAAGCAGAAAAAACGTATAAAGCTACCAGTAGCCCTGAAGCTGCGACCGTCATCAACAACATCGGAATGCAGTCGCGATCAACGCCGAAGCCGATGAATAAGTGGTTAACAAAAATTGAAGAAAGCGGCAAAACGTTAACCACGAGTGGCACTTATAGTTATCTTAATAACACATGGCGCAGTGAGTTATTGCCGGAATGTCGTCGCGCTATTGAAGGCCGCTACCCCGTCGATAAGTCAAGTGCCCAAGAGATTACATTAGATGACTTTAGTCGCTTTTTCGGCTATTACGGGAAAATGGATAGCTTCTTCAATCAACATCTAAAAGTGTTTGTCGATACTTCGACCAGTCCTTGGAAGCTGCACCGCGATATTGGAATTAGTCGAAACTCTCTTCGTCAGTTTGAGCGAGCTAAGAAAATCCGAGAAACTTTCTTTGCAAAAGGAAGCGAGCAACCAAATATCAAGTTCTCCCTAAAGCCAACCAGTTTAAGCGTTAATGTGAAGCAGTTTTTCCTAGAAATGGAAGGGCAGGTTCTGTCCTATCGTCATGGGCCGGCTCGACAGTATTCGATGCGCTGGCCGGGTCCTGATAGCAGTGGGTTAGCGACGGTGACTTTTACGCCAGCAAGTGGCTTTAAAAATGAAGTCATTCAAGGCAAGGGTTTCTGGAGTTTGTTCCGATTGCTTGATAAGGGTGATGTTCGTGAGTCAGTTTCTTACGACAAATTTTTTGTTGAGTTTAAAGAAGGTGACTACAGCGCCATCTTGGAATTGCAGGCCAACAGTGTGAAAAACCCGTTTTATAAATCGGTGTTGGAGGGATTCCGTTGTCCGAGCAACTTGTAG